A stretch of Besnoitia besnoiti strain Bb-Ger1 chromosome III, whole genome shotgun sequence DNA encodes these proteins:
- a CDS encoding putative 50S ribosomal protein L3 (encoded by transcript BESB_046680), whose amino-acid sequence MHLRSCPRSLPGGGSLAALVFHVPQMPSPFLRPVTAAPEELGREAKAQKDRVTVELPPSSFLSGETSLLPWEFASRRDRTPTAGLAASDRAFPFASSSFLTSSLSSLGACPPASPLHSFASETGFAREGVDPAGLAPSQPEGWGDPLSGERGAGASTALRMVKKYVGLRSPDDPRDYLLDIRWPDQKPEIELLARKIDMTACFSPDGQAEPVTLLQVLPATIVQFLEYGKAVVSYDMPKRRRLFVRRPTLGKLQRVGATGFETATVTVRPPNEFILGQILDVSSLMGAKRVHVRALKKGKGFQGTVTRFGFNRGPMTHGSTHHRGSGSVGAGTDPGRVLPGTRMPGRDKAKYATVRNLRVLGFNPKQNLLVVRGSVPGWDMRTVVRVVWERWREDCLDDRSRLIEKEREDRLQLAGAVKSKGVKSVKNAGPKKGGGGGKKKK is encoded by the exons ATGCAtctgcgcagctgcccgCGCTCTCTCCCGGGTGGAGGTTCTTTGGCAGCTTTAGTCTTCCACGTGCCTCAGATGCCCTCGCCTTTCCTCCGCCCAGTGACAGCCGCGCCAGAAGAGCTGgggcgggaggcgaaggcgcagaaggatCGGGTGACGGTAGAGCTCCCCCC GAGCTCGTTCCTGTCGGGCGAGACGAGTCTTCTGCCCTGGGAATTCGCGAGCCGGCGAGACCGGACGCCGACGGCTGGGCTCGCGGCAAGCGACAGAGCGTTCCCAttcgcttcgtcttccttcctgacctcgtcgctttcgtctctcggcgcctgccCCCCGGCGTCTCCACTCCATTCTTTTGCCTCCGAAACTGGTTTCGCGAGAGAGGGGGTCGACCCGGCCGGCTTGGCGCCGAGTCAGCCTGAGGGCTGGGGGGACCCCTtgagcggcgagcgcggcgcaggagcaAGCACTGCGCTTCGCATGGTTAAAAAG TACGTGGGTCTGCGCTCGCCCGACGACCCGCGCGACTACCTGCTCGATATCCGCTGGCCTGACCAGAAGCCGGAG ATTGAACTGCTGGCGCGGAAGATTGACATGACTGCCTGCTTTTCGCCCGACGGCCAAGCGGAGCCAGTCACACTGCTTCAGGTCCTACCGGCGACGATAGTTCAGTTTCTAGAATACGGCAAAGCCGTCGTCTCGTATG ACAtgccgaagcggcggcggctcttcgtgcggcgcccgacgctcggcaagctgcagcgcgtcggcgcgacgGGCTTCGAGACAGCCACGGTGACTGTCCGCCCCCCCAACGAGTTCATTCTGGGTCAGATTCTCGACGTTTCGTCTCTCATGGGGGCAAAGCGCGTCCACGTCCGCGCGCTGAAAAAAGGCAAAGGTTTCCAAGGCACCGTGACCCGCTTCGGCTTCAACAG GGGACCGATGACCCATGGGTCGACGCACCACCGCGGCTCGGGCTCGGTCGGCGCCGGCACCGATCCGGGGCGCGTGCTTCCAGGCACGCGCATGCCAGGTCGCGATAAAGCAAAGTACGCGACAGTCCGAAATCTACGGGTGCTGGGCTTCAATCCGAAGCAGAACCTCTTGGTCGTCCGCGGCAGCGTGCCTGGCTGGGACATGCGCACCGTCGTCCGCGTGGTTTGGGAACGGTGGCGAGAGGACTGTCTAGACGACCGCTCTCGACTCatcgagaaggagcgcgaggacaGGCTCcagctggcgggcgccgtcAAGTCGAAGGGCGTCAAATCGGTGAAGAACGCAGGCCCCAAGAAGGGAGGTGGCGgcgggaagaaaaagaagtgA
- a CDS encoding putative BCS1 family isoform 9 (encoded by transcript BESB_046690), protein MASAFSLPPSLGTGAALARRSWQTAQAVARRQLLTSLEIPVRDPAYPWVMQWLVARGCLAHHLGVSTEYCKDNAGNVQAVFNFIPSPGRHVMRYKHAFLVIERTRSGETMDFQTGTPWETLTLQTLALQRHVIHEILEEARRIALEKEEGKTVVFRSVASEWRRYGEPKTVRPFDSVILADGVAEHVFEDVQSFLKASDWYLARGIPYRRGYLLHGPPGCGKSSFVMALAGKLKYNICVMNVGDPLMTDDRLQYLLATVPPQSILLLEDIDGAIQRSETVAGGGVAEDRKGANPYGMRGVTFSGLLNALDGVVATEERVTFMTTNHPERLPDSLIRPGRIDIKVRVGYATPLQLRRQFLRFFPGEEESADKFVEILGGIQLSMAELQGFFLFCKENVAQALHMAESWRKADQEAREAVRREREEAKSGNGAPAREGEEGLPLQHETKGNSQAVQASDSAAHAAETEKTEPAEKKSAALSN, encoded by the exons ATGGCGTCTGCCTTTTCACTTCCACCCTCCCTGG GAACCGGCGCAgctctggcgcgccgcagttGGCAGACGGCACAggcggtcgcgcggcggcagctgctcacCTCGCTGGAGATTCCCGTGCGCGATCCTGCGTACCCATGGGTCATGCAGTGGCTCGTTGCCAG AGGCTGTTTGGCGCACCATCTCGGCGTCTCGACTGAGTACTGCAAAGACAACGCTGGCAACGTTCAGGCCGTCTTCAATTTCATTCCGAGCCCCG GCCGGCACGTGATGCGCTACAAacacgccttcctcgtcaTCGAGCGCACGCGATCGGGCGAGACGATGGACTTTCAGACGGGCACGCCCTGGGAGACGCtgacgctgcagacgctcgccctccagcgCCACGTCATCCACGAAATC CTTGAAGAGGCTCGTCGCATCGCGCTCGAAAAGGAGGAAGGGAAGACCGTCGTATTCCGAAG CGTCGCTTCCGAGTGGAGGCGATACGGCGAGCCCAAGACTGTGCGGCCGTTTGATTCGGTCATCTTGGCTG ACGGCGTGGCTGAGCACGTCTTCGAAGACGTGCAGAGCTTCTTGAAGGCGTCGGACTGGtatctcgcgcgcggcatTCCCTACCGAAGAGGTTACCTGCTCCACGGTCCGCCCGGATGTGGCAAAAGCAGCTTTGTCATGGCTCTGGCTGGCAAACTCAAGTATAACATCTGCGTCATGAATGTCGGCGACCCTCTCATGACTGACGACCGGCTTCAGTACCTCCTTGC GACGGTCCCTCCTCAGTCTATTCTGCTTCTCGAGGACATTGACGGCGCGATCCAGCGGTCGGAGACAGTCGCCGGtggaggcgtcgcagaggacCGCAAGGGCGCGAATCCCTACGGCATGCGCGGCGTGACGTTCAGCGGCCTGTTGAATGCCCTCGATGGA gtcgTGGCAACCGAGGAGCGCGTCACGTTCATGACCACCAATCACCCTGAAAG ACTTCCTGATTCGCTCATTCGCCCGGGTCGCATCGACATCAAGGTTAGAGTTGGATACGCCACCCCGCTACAGCTGCGGAGACAG TTCCTCCGGTTTTTCCCGGGAGAGGAAGAGTCAGCGGACAAGTTTGTGGAGATTCTAGGCGGCATTCAGTTAT CTATGGCGGAGCTCCAAGGATTCTTCCTGTTCTGCAAAGAAAACGTCGCGCAGGCCTTGCATATGGCTGAATCGTGGAGAAAAGCTGATCAAGAAGCCCGCGAGGCGGTGAGGCGGGAACGTGAGGAGGCAAAGAGCGGGAACGGCGCTCCGGCtcgggaaggagaggaaggcctcCCACTCCAGCATGAAACAAAAGGAAATTCACAAGCAGTTCAAGCGTCCGATTCCGCGGCACACGCAGCGGAAACGGAGAAGACTGAGCctgccgagaagaagagtgCAGCATTATCCAACTAG